In Mangifera indica cultivar Alphonso chromosome 1, CATAS_Mindica_2.1, whole genome shotgun sequence, a single genomic region encodes these proteins:
- the LOC123210378 gene encoding gamma aminobutyrate transaminase 1, mitochondrial isoform X1 — protein MFQQGNMVIRQLLKSSLRYQLGSYQKHVAASTSLQGNLYGPPLLARLYGTEASLQKEDDFNGKGFKGHDMLAPFTAGWQTNDLHPLVIEKSEGSYVYDINGKKYLDTLAGLWCTALGGNEPRLVAAATAQLNTLPFYHSFWNRTTKPSLDLAKDLLETFTANKMAKAFFTNSGSEANDTQVKLVWYYNNALGRPNKKKFIARAKSYHGSTLIAASLSGLPALHQNFDLPAPFVLHTDCPHYWRYHLPGETEEEFSTRLANNLEDLILKEGPETIAAFIAEPVMGAGGVIPPPATYFEKIQAVVKKYDILFIADEVICAFGRLGTMFGSDKYNIKPDLVSLAKALSSAYMPIGAVLVSPEVSEVIYSQSNKLGSFSHGFTYSGHPVSCAVAIEALKIYKERNIVAQVNSIAPKFQDGLKAFSDSPIIGEIRGTGLILGTEFVDNKSPNDPFPPEWGIGTYFGAQCEKHGMLVRVAGDNIMMSPPFIITPEQVDELISIYGKALKATEERVKELKSQHK, from the exons ATGTTCCAG CAAGGCAACATGGTGATCAGACAGCTTCTAAAATCGTCTCTTCGATATCAG CTTGGTTCATATCAAAAGCATGTTGCTGCTTCTACAAGTTTGCAAGGGAACTTGTATGGACCTCCTTTACTTGCTAGATTGTATGGTACTGAGGCATCTTTGCAAAAGGAAGATGATTTTAATGGTAAAGG aTTCAAAGGGCATGATATGCTTGCACCTTTTACGGCAGGGTGGCAAACTAATGATTTGCATCCACTAGTGATTGAAAAGTCAGAG GGTAGCTATGTATATGACATTAACGGAAAGAAGTACCTTGATACTCTTGCTGGTCTATGGTGCACTGCCTTAG GAGGAAATGAACCTCGACTTGTAGCTGCTGCTACTGCACAATTGAATACTCTGCCATTTTATCATTCCTTTTGGAATCGTACAACAAAACCTTCTTTG GATCTAGCAAAGGACCTTCTGGAAACTTTTACTGCAAACAAAATGGCAAAAGCTTTCTTTACAAACAGTGGATCAGAAGCCAATGACACTCag GTGAAGCTAGTTTGGTATTACAACAATGCTCTTGGAAGaccaaacaagaagaaatttataGCACGAGCAAAATC GTACCATGGTTCAACTTTAATAGCAGCTAGTCTTTCTGG CCTTCCAGCTCTGCACCAAAATTTTGACCTACCCGCTCCATTTGTATTGCACACTGACTGCCCTCATTATTGGCGCTATCATCTTCCAG GTGAGACAGAAGAGGAGTTTTCAACCAGATTAGCCAACAATTTAGAGGATCTCATCCTCAAAGAGGGACCAGAGACG ATAGCTGCATTTATTGCTGAGCCTGTCATGGGGGCAGGAGGTGTGATACCTCCTCCTGCAACTTATTTTGAGAAG ATTCAAGCTGTTGTGAAAAAGTATGACATCCTCTTCATTGCTGATGAG GTGATTTGTGCATTTGGAAGGCTGGGGACAATGTTTGGTAGTgataaatacaatattaaaccAGATCTTGTTTCTTTAGCAAAG GCTCTTTCTTCTGCTTATATGCCCATTGGAGCTGTTCTCGTGAGTCCTGAAGTTTCAGAAGTCATTTACTCTCAAAGCAACAAACTTG GTTCTTTCTCTCATGGATTTACTTATTCTGGGCACCCTGTATCCTGTGCTGTTGCTATTGAAGCACTCAAGATTTATAA GGAAAGAAATATTGTTGCGCAAGTAAATAGCATAGCGCCGAAGTTTCAAGATGGTTTAAAAGCCTTCTCTGACAGTCCCATTATTGGAGAG ATAAGGGGAACTGGCTTGATTCTTGGTACAGAGTTTGTAGACAACAAATCTCCGAATGATCCGTTCCCTCCTGAATGGG GCATAGGCACATACTTTGGAGCACAGTGCGAAAAGCATGGTATGTTAGTCCGTGTTGCAGGTGACAACATAATGATGTCTCCTCCATTTATAATTACTCCGGAACAGGTTGATGAG TTGATAAGCATATATGGGAAAGCACTGAAGGCCACCGAGGAGAGGGTGAAGGAACTCAAATCTCAGCACAAGTAA
- the LOC123210393 gene encoding uncharacterized protein LOC123210393 yields MNHDIHIYIDTDHQINTNQKERKMDGIMQMGLPVLGIVAAAAVTFYAVSFYEIREKSFRDLDDEEDENGGFKPSFSSRERRARRKANKQAKS; encoded by the exons ATGAATCATGATATCCATATATACATAGATACAGATCACCAgattaacacaaatcaaaaagaaagaaaaatggatgGGATTATGCAAATGGGCCTTCCAGTTCTGGGAATTGTAGCAGCAGCTGCCGTTACATTCTATGCAGTGAGTTTTTATGAGATCAGAGAG AAATCTTTTAGAGATttagatgatgaagaagatgaaaatggaGGGTTCAAACCATCTTTCAGCTCTAGGGAAAGGAGGGCCAGAAGAAAAGCTAATAAACAAGCTAAAAGTTGA
- the LOC123210378 gene encoding gamma aminobutyrate transaminase 1, mitochondrial isoform X2 — protein sequence MFQQGNMVIRQLLKSSLRYQHVAASTSLQGNLYGPPLLARLYGTEASLQKEDDFNGKGFKGHDMLAPFTAGWQTNDLHPLVIEKSEGSYVYDINGKKYLDTLAGLWCTALGGNEPRLVAAATAQLNTLPFYHSFWNRTTKPSLDLAKDLLETFTANKMAKAFFTNSGSEANDTQVKLVWYYNNALGRPNKKKFIARAKSYHGSTLIAASLSGLPALHQNFDLPAPFVLHTDCPHYWRYHLPGETEEEFSTRLANNLEDLILKEGPETIAAFIAEPVMGAGGVIPPPATYFEKIQAVVKKYDILFIADEVICAFGRLGTMFGSDKYNIKPDLVSLAKALSSAYMPIGAVLVSPEVSEVIYSQSNKLGSFSHGFTYSGHPVSCAVAIEALKIYKERNIVAQVNSIAPKFQDGLKAFSDSPIIGEIRGTGLILGTEFVDNKSPNDPFPPEWGIGTYFGAQCEKHGMLVRVAGDNIMMSPPFIITPEQVDELISIYGKALKATEERVKELKSQHK from the exons ATGTTCCAG CAAGGCAACATGGTGATCAGACAGCTTCTAAAATCGTCTCTTCGATATCAG CATGTTGCTGCTTCTACAAGTTTGCAAGGGAACTTGTATGGACCTCCTTTACTTGCTAGATTGTATGGTACTGAGGCATCTTTGCAAAAGGAAGATGATTTTAATGGTAAAGG aTTCAAAGGGCATGATATGCTTGCACCTTTTACGGCAGGGTGGCAAACTAATGATTTGCATCCACTAGTGATTGAAAAGTCAGAG GGTAGCTATGTATATGACATTAACGGAAAGAAGTACCTTGATACTCTTGCTGGTCTATGGTGCACTGCCTTAG GAGGAAATGAACCTCGACTTGTAGCTGCTGCTACTGCACAATTGAATACTCTGCCATTTTATCATTCCTTTTGGAATCGTACAACAAAACCTTCTTTG GATCTAGCAAAGGACCTTCTGGAAACTTTTACTGCAAACAAAATGGCAAAAGCTTTCTTTACAAACAGTGGATCAGAAGCCAATGACACTCag GTGAAGCTAGTTTGGTATTACAACAATGCTCTTGGAAGaccaaacaagaagaaatttataGCACGAGCAAAATC GTACCATGGTTCAACTTTAATAGCAGCTAGTCTTTCTGG CCTTCCAGCTCTGCACCAAAATTTTGACCTACCCGCTCCATTTGTATTGCACACTGACTGCCCTCATTATTGGCGCTATCATCTTCCAG GTGAGACAGAAGAGGAGTTTTCAACCAGATTAGCCAACAATTTAGAGGATCTCATCCTCAAAGAGGGACCAGAGACG ATAGCTGCATTTATTGCTGAGCCTGTCATGGGGGCAGGAGGTGTGATACCTCCTCCTGCAACTTATTTTGAGAAG ATTCAAGCTGTTGTGAAAAAGTATGACATCCTCTTCATTGCTGATGAG GTGATTTGTGCATTTGGAAGGCTGGGGACAATGTTTGGTAGTgataaatacaatattaaaccAGATCTTGTTTCTTTAGCAAAG GCTCTTTCTTCTGCTTATATGCCCATTGGAGCTGTTCTCGTGAGTCCTGAAGTTTCAGAAGTCATTTACTCTCAAAGCAACAAACTTG GTTCTTTCTCTCATGGATTTACTTATTCTGGGCACCCTGTATCCTGTGCTGTTGCTATTGAAGCACTCAAGATTTATAA GGAAAGAAATATTGTTGCGCAAGTAAATAGCATAGCGCCGAAGTTTCAAGATGGTTTAAAAGCCTTCTCTGACAGTCCCATTATTGGAGAG ATAAGGGGAACTGGCTTGATTCTTGGTACAGAGTTTGTAGACAACAAATCTCCGAATGATCCGTTCCCTCCTGAATGGG GCATAGGCACATACTTTGGAGCACAGTGCGAAAAGCATGGTATGTTAGTCCGTGTTGCAGGTGACAACATAATGATGTCTCCTCCATTTATAATTACTCCGGAACAGGTTGATGAG TTGATAAGCATATATGGGAAAGCACTGAAGGCCACCGAGGAGAGGGTGAAGGAACTCAAATCTCAGCACAAGTAA
- the LOC123210400 gene encoding COP1-interactive protein 1: MEEAIQGSSEIPELKSVEAVADPVKVINGDMQEVGKEGKKEEEENTLDGEFIKVEKESLDLKDVSHVAEIAAVEDKPSVVERSSSGSSRDLLEAQEKMKELELELERVAAALKHSESENTTLKDEVLLTEKKLEGSEKKYQELELSHKKLQEQIVEAGENYSSQHNALQETLRAQEAKHKELIEVKEAFDGLSLDLEGSRKRMQELEDELQLSVGEARKFEELHKQSGSHAESETQRASEFERLLEVANATIKEMEGQMATLQEELKGLYEKIAENQKVEEELTSTKANLFATQEEFALSKSQVLDLEQRLSSTEALVSELTQELELKRASESQVKEEISAVNDLLTLTKIELEAKVSELEDIKLKLQKEVNTRESVEAGLKAQEAQVSTVQENLAKVTEEREAIEAAMADLTSNLAMTKELCSELEEKLKISNENFSKTDSLLSQALSNNAELEQKLKSLEDLHNESGAAAVIATQKNLELEDVIRASNEAAEEAKSKWRELETRFIAAEQRNVELEQQLNLVALKCSDAEREVREFSEKIPDLSAALKAADEEKKQLGDQMQSYQEKITQLESTLNHSLSRNSELEGELKIVKERSAEHEDRANMSHQRSIELEDLFQTSHSKVEEAGKKVNELELLLEAEKYRIQELEDQISTLEKKCEDTEAESNKHCDKVSELASELKAFQERASSLEVALQMANDKERDLTESLNVTTDEKKKLEDSSNSYSEKLAEAENLLEVLRKDLSLTQGRLENIENDLTAAGLRESETMEKLKFAEEQLAQQRRVLEEATARSSELESLHASLTTEAELKLQEALANFSSRDSEANSLIEKVQLLEDQLKIYEEQVAKEAGKSASLKEELDSCLTKLATLESENAGLERQVAEAANRASISSSENELLVETNNHLKSKVAELEELLNSAISEKEFTSQQLSSHMNTITELTDQHSRASELHSITEARFKETETQLHEVIQRFTQRDTEANDLNDKINVLESQIKMYEEQVQEASMIAETRKIELQDTVLKLKNLESIVEELQTRSSHFEKESGGLAEANVKLTQDLAMYETKLSDLQANLSANLTEKDETIQQLTASKKDLEQQLTSEVQRLQSQIYSVAEENKLLNETYQNAKTELQSLISQLEGQLQEQKAIEDTLKSKIESLSAEAAEKSNLENRLREVEEHWVTVETQLKEEVKNVKEAAAAREAELNLKLEDHAHKVSDRDALNEQVLQLQRDIQLAQITVAEVKAASSQKESEREAALKHSLEELEAKNKEVENLIKQVKELEQKLQAKQKVEVDNPTETKEVTEVRSRDIGSTLPTPTKRKSKKKLEAAAHTSSSSSVQTHTHGNDVSAATTFKFIIGVALVSVIIGVILGKRY; encoded by the exons ATGGAAGAAGCGATACAAGGGAGTTCAGAAATTCCAGAGTTAAAGTCAGTTGAGGCCGTTGCTGACCCAGTCAAG GTAATAAACGGAGATATGCAAGAAGTTGGAaaagaagggaagaaagaaGAGGAGGAAAATACCTTAGATGGTGAATTTATAAAAGTAGAGAAGGAATCATTGGATCTAAAGGATGTTTCTCATGTAGCGGAGATAGCAGCGGTGGAAGATAAACCATCTGTAGTTGAAAGAAGCTCAAGTGGTTCCAGCAGAGATTTACTAGAAGCCCAGGAGAAGATGAAAGAACTTGAGCTTGAACTGGAAAGAGTTGCAGCTGCATTGAAGCATTCGGAATCTGAGAATACAACACTGAAGGATGAGGTTTTACTTACGGAAAAAAAGTTGGAAGGAAGTGAAAAGAAATATCAAGAGCTCGAACTGAGTCACAAGAAATTGCAAGAGCAGATTGTTGAAGCTGGGGAGAACTACAGTTCACAGCACAATGCTTTGCAAGAAACTCTGCGAGCTCAAGAGGCAAAGCACAAGGAACTGATTGAGGTAAAAGAAGCGTTTGATGGTCTAAGCCTTGATCTGGAAGGATCACGAAAGAGAATGCAAGAGTTGGAGGATGAGCTGCAACTTTCTGTTGGAGAAGCTCGGAAGTTTGAGGAACTGCACAAACAAAGTGGTTCACATGCAGAATCAGAGACACAAAGGGCCTCGGAATTTGAGAGGTTGCTTGAAGTGGCAAATGCAACTATAAAAGAAATGGAAGGTCAGATGGCTACCCTACAAGAAGAGCTCAAGGGCTTGTACGAGAAGATTGCTGAGAATCAGAAGGTAGAAGAAGAACTAACGAGCACCAAAGCAAATCTTTTTGCGACTCAAGAAGAGTTTGCACTTTCAAAATCGCAAGTGCTGGACTTGGAACAAAGACTATCTTCAACTGAAGCTCTAGTAAGTGAACTGACTCAGGAATTGGAACTCAAAAGGGCATCAGAATCGCAGGTGAAAGAAGAAATCTCTGCCGTTAATGATCTGCTCACCTTGACTAAGATAGAGCTTGAAGCGAAGGTTTCTGAGTTGGAAGATATCAAGTTGAAGCTACAAAAGGAAGTCAATACTAGGGAATCAGTTGAAGCTGGTTTGAAAGCCCAGGAAGCACAGGTCTCAACCGTACAGGAAAATCTGGCTAAAGTAACTGAAGAGAGGGAAGCAATTGAAGCAGCCATGGCTGATCTTACCAGTAATTTAGCAATGACAAAGGAATTGTGCAGTGAACTTGAGGAAAAACTGAAGATCTCAAATGAGAATTTCAGTAAAACAGATTCTCTATTGTCTCAAGCTTTGTCTAATAATGCTGAGCTTGAACAGAAGTTGAAGTCTCTAGAGGACCTCCATAATGAGTCCGGAGCTGCAGCAGTAATTGCCACTCAAAAAAATCTTGAGCTTGAAGATGTAATTCGAGCATCAAATGAAGCAGCTGAAGAGGCAAAATCAAAATGGAGAGAGCTTGAGACACGCTTTATAGCAGCAGAACAAAGGAATGTGGAACTTGAGCAACAGTTGAACCTAGTTGCACTTAAATGCAGTGATGCTGAGAGAGAAGTTAGAGAATTCTCTGAGAAGATCCCTGATCTCAGTGCTGCATTAAAAGCAGCcgatgaagaaaagaaacagcTGGGTGACCAAATGCAAAGTTACCAGGAAAAGATAACCCAGCTGGAATCAACCCTAAACCATTCACTTTCACGGAATTCTGAGCTTGAGGGGGAGTTGAAGATTGTGAAGGAGAGAAGTGCTGAACATGAAGACAGAGCCAATATGAGTCATCAGCGCAGCATTGAACTAGAAGATTTGTTTCAGACATCTCATTCCAAAGTAGAGGAGGCTGGCAAGAAAGTGAATGAGTTGGAGCTGTTGCTTGAAGCAGAGAAGTACAGGATTCAGGAACTTGAAGATCAAATAAGCACATTAGAGAAGAAATGTGAGGACACAGAAGCAGAATCCAACAAACACTGTGATAAGGTATCTGAACTGGCATCAGAACTTAAGGCATTCCAGGAAAGAGCATCAAGCTTAGAAGTTGCACTGCAGATGGCAAATGATAAGGAGAGGGATTTGACAGAATCCCTGAACGTTACAACAGATGAGAAGAAAAAGTTAGAAGACTCATCAAACAGTTACAGTGAAAAGCTCGCTGAAGCTGAAAATCTATTGGAAGTCTTGAGGAAAGATTTAAGTCTGACACAAGGTAGACTTGAAAATATTGAGAATGATCTTACTGCTGCTGGATTGAGAGAAAGTGAGACGATGGAGAAACTTAAGTTTGCTGAAGAGCAACTGGCACAACAAAGGAGGGTGTTAGAGGAAGCTACAGCCAGAAGCTCAGAACTTGAATCATTACATGCATCCCTGACAACAGAGGCAGAGCTTAAACTACAAGAAGCATTAGCAAACTTCAGCAGCAGGGATTCTGAGGCAAATTCGTTGATTGAAAAAGTGCAGCTTCTTGAAGATCAACTGAAGATTTATGAAGAGCAGGTAGCCAAAGAAGCTGGAAAATCTGCATCGTTGAAGGAAGAGTTGGATTCATGCTTGACCAAGCTGGCTACTTTAGAGAGTGAAAATGCAGGACTCGAGAGGCAGGTAGCAGAAGCAGCAAATAGAGCTTCAATCTCTTCCTCAGAGAATGAACTCTTGGTTGAGACAAACAATCATCTCAAAAGCAAGGTTGCCGAACTTGAGGAATTATTAAATTCTGCTATCTCTGAAAAGGAATTCACTTCCCAGCAACTTTCTTCTCATATGAACACTATTACAGAGTTAACAGATCAGCACTCAAGAGCATCAGAACTTCATTCTATAACCGAAGCTCGCTTCAAAGAAACAGAAACTCAATTGCACGAAGTCATTCAAAGATTCACTCAGAGAGATACCGAAGCCAATGACTTGAATGACAAGATAAATGTTCTTGAAAGCCAAATAAAAATGTATGAAGAACAGGTTCAAGAGGCATCAATGATTGCTGAAACTCGGAAAATCGAGTTGCAAGATACTGTCTTGAAGTTAAAAAATCTGGAAAGTATTGTCGAGGAGCTGCAAACCAGGTCAAGCCACTTCGAAAAAGAGAGTGGAGGATTGGCTGAGGCAAATGTGAAACTAACTCAGGATCTGGCTATGTATGAGACCAAACTGAGTGATTTACAAGCAAACCTTTCTGCAAACCTCACGGAGAAGGATGAAACAATTCAGCAGCTCACTGCATCAAAGAAGGATTTAGAACAGCAGCTAACTTCTGAAGTGCAGAGACTTCAATCTCAG ATTTATTCAGTCGCGGAAGAGAACAAATTGCTAAACGAAACATACCAAAACGCTAAGACGGAGCTTCAATCTCTAATCTCACAGCTCGAAGGACAACTGCAAGAACAGAAGGCAATTGAAGACACTTTAAAGAGCAAGATTGAAAGTCTTTCGGCTGAGGCTGCCGAGAAGTCAAATTTGGAAAATCGTCTCAGAGAAGTTGAAGAGCACTGGGTGACAGTTGAAACTCAATTGAAAGAAGAG GTTAAAAACGTGAAAGAAGCCGCCGCTGCAAGAGAGGCAGAACTAAATTTGAAATTGGAGGATCATGCTCATAAAGTCAGTGATAGAGATGCGTTGAATGAACAAGTGCTGCAACTTCAGAGAGATATACAACTTGCACAGATAACTGTTGCCGAAGTG AAAGCAGCAAGTTCTCAGAAAGAAAGCGAACGAGAGGCCGCTCTGAAGCATTCCCTTGAGGAGCTCGAAGCTAAGAACAAAGAAGTCGAAAATCTAATCAAGCAAGTGAAAGAGCTTGAGCAGAAATTGCAAGCTAAACAGAAG GTAGAAGTAGACAATCCGACTGAAACGAAGGAAGTAACGGAGGTGAGATCCAGAGACATCGGATCGACTCTTCCAACACCTACAAAAcgaaaaagcaagaaaaagttAGAAGCAGCCGCTCACACTTCATCCTCCTCCTCTGTGCAAACACATACTCACGGCAACGATGTTTCTGCTGCCACAACATTCAAGTTCATCATCGGAGTAGCCCTGGTGTCTGTGATCATCGGCGTAATTCTTGGGAAACGATATTAG
- the LOC123210411 gene encoding scarecrow-like protein 23 produces the protein MLRSLVPHSPINSNNSNNNNSSAMKTKRVDRDTEIAIVDDPSKKRANIEQSQTQQSVDQQEEASEPEQIVMKLEGESTGLRLLGLLLQCAECVSMDNLYDATDLLPEISELSSPFGSSPERVGAYFAHALQARVVSSCLGTYSPLTAKSLTLSQSQKIFNALQSYNSICPLIKFSHFTANQAIFQALDGADCVHVIDLDIMQGLQWPGLFHILASRSKKIRSMRITGFGSSSELLESTGRRLADFANYLGLPFEFHPLEGKIGNVSDLSQLGARPSEAIVVHWMHHCLYDVTGSDLGTLRLLTLLRPKLITIVEQDLSHGGSFLGRFVEALHYYSALFDALGDGLGVDSVERHTVEQQLFGCEIRNIVAVGGPKRTGEVKVEKWGDELSRIGFKPVSLGGNPAAQASLLLGMFPWKGYTLVEENGSLKLGWKDLSLLTASAWQPSD, from the coding sequence ATGCTTCGGAGCTTAGTTCCTCACTCCCCAATTAACTCcaacaacagcaacaacaatAACTCCTCAGCCATGAAAACCAAGCGCGTCGACCGCGACACTGAAATCGCTATCGTCGACGATCCTTCCAAGAAGCGAGCCAACATCGAACAATCTCAAACTCAGCAATCGGTTGACCAACAAGAAGAGGCGTCGGAACCTGAACAGATCGTTATGAAATTGGAGGGAGAGTCAACCGGATTGAGACTCTTAGGTTTATTGCTTCAATGCGCTGAGTGTGTCTCCATGGACAATCTATATGACGCCACTGATCTCTTACCGGAAATCTCCGAGCTCTCATCCCCGTTCGGTTCTTCACCAGAACGTGTTGGCGCGTACTTCGCTCACGCGCTCCAGGCGCGCGTTGTCAGCTCGTGCTTAGGAACCTACTCGCCTCTCACCGCTAAATCGTTAACGTTATCTCAGTCTCAGAAGATCTTCAACGCCTTGCAATCATACAATTCAATCTGTCCGTTGATTAAGTTCTCTCATTTTACCGCCAACCAAGCAATTTTCCAAGCTCTGGATGGTGCGGATTGCGTCCACGTCATCGATCTCGATATCATGCAGGGGCTTCAATGGCCAGGATTGTTTCACATACTCGCTTCCCGGTCTAAAAAGATCCGATCCATGAGAATAACCGGATTCGGATCCTCCTCCGAGTTACTAGAGTCAACCGGGAGACGACTTGCTGATTTTGCCAATTATCTGGGATTACCGTTTGAGTTCCATCCACTGGAGGGCAAAATAGGAAACGTAAGTGATTTGAGTCAACTCGGGGCGAGACCGAGTGAGGCAATTGTGGTCCATTGGATGCATCATTGTTTGTACGACGTAACAGGAAGTGATTTAGGGACGTTGAGATTGTTGACTTTGTTGAGGCCGAAATTGATCACAATCGTTGAACAAGATTTGAGCCATGGCGGTAGTTTTTTAGGGAGATTCGTGGAAGCGTTGCATTATTATAGCGCATTGTTTGACGCGTTAGGGGACGGATTGGGTGTGGACAGTGTAGAGAGGCATACGGTGGAGCAGCAGTTGTTCGGTTGTGAGATCAGGAACATCGTGGCAGTTGGTGGGCCCAAGAGAACAGGGGAAGTCAAAGTAGAGAAATGGGGTGATGAATTAAGCCGGATCGGGTTTAAACCCGTATCACTAGGAGGTAACCCGGCTGCACAAGCTAGTTTGTTACTCGGGATGTTCCCGTGGAAAGGGTATACTTTAGTGGAGGAAAATGGGTCACTGAAATTGGGTTGGAAGGATTTGTCTTTGTTGACGGCATCGGCTTGGCAGCCGTCGGATTAA